The nucleotide window TGATGAATCTAGCCCTTTCCGCGTCAATGGGATTCCGATTTACATTCTACTTGATAATGCTATCAATTACATTAGATAGATTAATATGTGTTTTgcttcatataaaatataactaTTACATCACAAATAAAGTTGTTCGTAGAGTAATGTATGGTTGTTACTTTGCTGGCCTGACACTCATAATAACGATATATCTTGGTAATCCTTTCGTATTATTTGTAGGGGTATCATACGCTCTCGTAGTTTGCGACGGTTTGGTGTTCTTAACATTTCTTTTTTCCTATGCTTGGATTGGATTAAAATTAAAGCGTCATCGAAATGACTTAtctcaaaatcaaaacaaaagatCTCTAAGAAAGCAACATGGCATTCCagctttaattattatttcgtaTATTCCGTTATATCTCATACCAGATTTGTTGTTTCAGTTTAAATTTTCTGGAATTGAGAAATGGATTATTACCATCCTCTGGAGCATTGCTTTTATCCTAGACCCTATCATATACACGTTTCTAGATCAACGAACCAGACATGTAGCATTGAACCTATTTAAGTGTTGCTCCTCCAAAATTAATACTACAGGTGTCTATTGTAATGCCAATTTAGATTCTAAAGTGTAATTCCTATTGAACGCAATCGGTCGTTTAACATGAAAGACTGCAAAAAGAGATTCTATCATTAATTTTGTTGTAACAGCAGCAGTAAAGAAGAGTTTGAAAATCTGATAGCTTAACGGCGAACTTCTTGTATAAGCGACCTATTTGATTGATTGAGTGGAAATAATGTGAATGTGAAATATATCTCCATATCTTACCATCTCTAATAATCCTAAACTAATGTAAATTAGAATGTAAAATCTGCATGTAAATATATAGAAATTTTTAGTAAACTTTCTTTTGCCATACATATAACAAAGAAAGgcgtattataatttttaagaaGATTTTCGTGTACATAGTGCTTATACCAAACAATTTTCTTGCATAACGCCTCGTGGACACTTATCTTCCAAACAAAATACTGTCACCAGATCAATGACCATTCTTTAATGACTGTTATAAGTTATTTTGTATCTGGAATGTACAGGAACAAGACAGAATTTCAGAAAACTGACAAAACACGATAAAACATTCAAATGTTTTTACGATGCATCAAAGACCATGTCAGAGTGTTCAAATGAGATGTCAGCAGAAtgaattttcttgaaaattGTGGCACACCCGAATGTAACTCTTAAATGGTTTACTGCTAACAGAGAAGGTTAACGGAATTTAGAtgcacatgtattttgcaatctGGAACTTAGTTACTGGTTTCAATCTATTTAGCAACACAGAGAACACCCTTGTACATTATTAAATTGGATAGAATTTGAatgcataaaaatatttcaaacccTACCTCTAATAGGGGATGGCACATTATTTCACCCTCCTTTCCAAACTTCTGAGGAAAACTTTTGTTGACGATGAGATTTTTCATAGAGtacttttaattttcttcaattTGTCATTAAAAGAGTCCTAATGACGTCTTAGGTTTTGCTaacatcatcaaaattaaaaactatACAAtctcataaattattttttgagcaACCCAACGATGTATGTATAAAGAGCAGTTgcagagatagggaaatgtttGTTCTAGCGCAGTCGCGTGCGCGTATGCATTGACGTCACAACAAATCCAGTACCCTGCGGTACCATACCATGTATAGCTATGGAATTCAAGGGGTAAAGTACCTAATAGGCGGTGTTGAGTAGGGGTAATTCCCTAATGAGTAATGACGTTATATAATACAGCAAATGAGTCCAAAATTCTAGCGCAGAAGGAATACCCTGatattcatcaaaaatcaacgcatgggCAGTAAAAACTAAACTTACTCTGTAATCTTCGGACTTTGTTGAAATATTATAATAAGTGAGTTGTTTCAAAACacaagacatgtgcaataaaGCTGTTGAAAAGAAGGACTGGGTACTCGAGCATGTCCCCAACAAGTTCAACGCAGGACATGTGAAACAAAGTTATTGAAAAACATCCCCATCTATGCAAGTATGTGCCGAATCAATTCAGGGCACCGGACATGTGTAACAGGGCTGTTGAAAAATATCCCTTTATGCTGAGGTATATACCGGACCGGCTCAGGACGCAGGATATGTGCAACAAAGCCATTAAAAAGGATCCCCTTATTCTTGAATATGTGACGGATCGGTTcaaaacgcaagacatgtgcaataaaGCCGTTGAAAAAGATCCCCAGGTGCTCAAATATGTGTAACGAGACATACGCGACAACATGTGAAATTCATAGGTCATCTTACAACGGGGTTGTAAGATGATACTAATAAATGTGCGTCAACCGTCAATCGAAATTCGATATCTTCGGAACTGCAGCATTGATGACCTTTGTGGCTGGTATCGGCATCTCGCTACCCCTTATGGCCCTGGCATTAGTACAAGAATCGGAGAGGGAGAACGTAGGTTTGTGGTAACggtaaaatgttatgctggtATTGCTACCATGAATATACCATATATAAAAGGGGTGGCTGCGTATGTACAatgacatgcaattctctgCAGTCGTTCGAAATACACGATAAACAAGATGCTACAATTTGATAATGAGCTTGtcaaacctaaattattctactcatttgctcCTACCTTTACAGATATCGTTGATATCAATGTGGACTATCTAACAGTGTCGGATCCCATTTCTTCTTATAGGGGTAAAGATTAACGGTATATTATAGGCTACCATACGCGATATCTTGTGGTAGCCCTCGGGGTAAGAACACCAAAATCTAGTTTCCCCATGCAGTGACCAGGTACAACGCAAATGCAGTACCGGAAATGAGTCTCGATTTCGAAGAGTACCCCGATTGGATTGTGAAATATCGTCAAGTCTGGTCCAAAATCGAGGAGTTGATTtctgagcaattgacgacaggcctgtgaaaaaggaccgttatgtGAACGCTAAATTCTACGGTATGCCAGTACCCTATGATGAACCCTGCCAAGCCAGTACCATCCTAGATTTTTCATCGGTGTATgtgcaaggtaaaaactactaccctcaggtacatgttgtggaatgtcggtataaggactttaaaaaggaatggttgctgagtgaggattaaaaaccttatattttataggtattttatgacctataaaatataccaAATTAAGGCTTATACTTAGGTGGTGACTCTAGGTACCGGACACATACTgaacagattgaagtttttttaaaacgtcgTCTTTAAAATGCCTCCCTTCTTCCCAACCCTTAGAAACTAGCTGGTCACGCTCTTGTTCGTTGATGCTATTCACGATCCTATTAAGCCGCTGTCGCATCTGTTCTTTCAGTAGCATATACCATTCCTTTTCACGGCTAATTAGGCTGTACTCGTAGTCACTAATCACACCATTTTCCATTGCCTTCGAGATCAGATCAACAATAGAGTTCAATTTACTTTCGGCAAGTAGCCTGATACATTCATGTTTCTTAGATTTGACACGGAACCTTTTCCGGCTTCAATGACGAGCCAGACCCCAAGCCAG belongs to Hydractinia symbiolongicarpus strain clone_291-10 chromosome 1, HSymV2.1, whole genome shotgun sequence and includes:
- the LOC130650306 gene encoding uncharacterized protein LOC130650306 translates to MESIAFYIVQYILIIVAIFTNLLGIYCLYAQKQRKDNQRIFLYALSSCETLLEVTWIVIWAFEIKPPMKMMNLALSASMGFRFTFYLIMLSITLDRLICVLLHIKYNYYITNKVVRRVMYGCYFAGLTLIITIYLGNPFVLFVGVSYALVVCDGLVFLTFLFSYAWIGLKLKRHRNDLSQNQNKRSLRKQHGIPALIIISYIPLYLIPDLLFQFKFSGIEKWIITILWSIAFILDPIIYTFLDQRTRHVALNLFKCCSSKINTTGVYCNANLDSKV